The genomic segment CGGCCTGGCGTACCGCAGCCTGCGCACGCGCCTCTCCGACAGCACGCTGCCGATCGTGGTGGTGGGTCACTCACTCGGCACGGCGCTCGCTGCGCGGGTGTCGCGCGACTACCGGCCGGCGGCCACGGTGTACATGTCACCGTTCGCGCGCATCTCGTCCGCGGTGCGGTCGCGATTCGGTGCGATCGGTCCGCGCCTGTTCGACACCACGGCGTTCGCCTTCAATCCGCTGGATGACGCCGCGCAGGCCGGCGGACGGACGATGGTGGTGGTGGCGGGACGCGACCTGCTGATCCCGCGCTCCGAGAGCGATGCCTTCATCGCCGGGCTTGGGCTCACGGCCGTGGTGCGCGACCCGAAGGCCACGCACAACGGGCTGCTGGACTCGGAGCTGGCCATCGCCGTCGTGGCCGACTCGATGGAGCGATGGTCGGGGTGTGCAGCGCGGCGTTCCGGCATGTGAGCCGCCGCACTCGCG from the Gemmatimonadaceae bacterium genome contains:
- a CDS encoding alpha/beta fold hydrolase produces the protein MTRGAVRRAVVLSLGALSLSACVLRPTLTDTFGFKPKQMKRGRAAPSEWGWDAASLDTIARLDSAGGLLAWWGAAPTDSAPCGGALLLHGKGRNRAEMMPLGKALQAKGFSVLIPDYRGYGGTEGTPTTVGLYDDAGLAYRSLRTRLSDSTLPIVVVGHSLGTALAARVSRDYRPAATVYMSPFARISSAVRSRFGAIGPRLFDTTAFAFNPLDDAAQAGGRTMVVVAGRDLLIPRSESDAFIAGLGLTAVVRDPKATHNGLLDSELAIAVVADSMERWSGCAARRSGM